A window from Triticum aestivum cultivar Chinese Spring chromosome 6D, IWGSC CS RefSeq v2.1, whole genome shotgun sequence encodes these proteins:
- the LOC123141027 gene encoding putative F-box/LRR-repeat protein At5g02700, whose product MENNKEAAAAESHGTAGKRARSGDCDDTAGDFISWLPDAVLGTIISLLPTKDGGRTPVLSRRWRHLWRSAPLNLEVSTRPPGVPPSAVSQIISQHPGPARRFSFHCHGADDLCAQAESWLRSRALANVQELDVSYAKPPLLASVLPSASNILVAKISHCDFEPAMINFPFLKKLSLFCVSISADLFPRLLSGCHALESLYMTKVRAVGCLRLRSPTIRTIIFRHSYGETVELIIEDAPRLVRLLVPYCERNDSVTIRVIRAPNLEILGPFFVVDSKLLLFQGISPVSSTNSMRTLKVLALKSSEQKLHAVLNILRWFPCLEKLCVIFHTNREMNDENEPQYDPLNPIECLETHLKKVVFKSFKGYGKQVDFARFFVLNAKVLDKIEFEVKNHYSSGTVASKHKLLQVENRASREARFEFRTTSY is encoded by the exons ATGGAGAATAATAAGGAGGCTGCGGCTGCCGAATCCCATGGGACCGCAGGGAAGCGGGCACGGAGTGGCGACTGCGACGACACCGCCGGCGATTTCATCAGCTGGCTCCCCGACGCCGTCCTCGGcaccatcatctccctcctccccaccAAGGACGGCGGCCGCACGCCGGTCCTCTCCCGCCGATGGCGCCACCTCTGGCGCTCCGCGCCTCTCAACCTTGAGGTCAGCACCCGCCCCCCGGGCGTCCCACCCTCCGCCGTCTCCCAGATAATCTCCCAGCACCCTGGCCCCGCACGCCGATTCTCCTTCCACTGCCACGGCGCAGACGACCTCTGCGCCCAGGCGGAGAGCTGGCTTCGCTCCCGCGCCCTCGCCAACGTCCAGGAGCTCGATGTCAGCTACGCCAAACCCCCGCTGCTGGCATCGGTGCTCCCCTCTGCATCCAACATCCTTGTTGCCAAGATCAGCCATTGTGATTTCGAGCCGGCCATGATCAATTTCCCGTTCCTCAAGAAGCTCTCCCTATTTTGCGTTTCCATCTCAGCCGACCTCTTCCCCAGACTGCTCTCCGGCTGCCATGCCTTGGAGAGTTTATACATGACCAAAGTTCGCGCTGTGGGTTGTCTCCGTCTTCGCTCGCCGACCATCAGGACCATCATCTTCCGTCATAGCTATGGTGAAACCGTGGAACTGATTATCGAGGATGCTCCTCGCCTTGTAAGGTTACTGGTGCCTTATTGTGAGAGAAATGATAGTGTGACTATCAGGGTGATTAGGGCGCCTAATCTGGAGATATTGGGCCCTTTCTTTGTGGTCGACTCCAAGCTCCTACTCTTCCAG GGAATAAGCCCAGTCAGCTCAACAAACTCGATGCGCACCTTGAAGGTTTTAGCTCTCAAGTCTTCTGAGCAGAAATTGCATGCAGTTCTTAACATCCTTAGGTGGTTCCCCTGTTTGGAAAAGCTCTGTGTTATT TTTCATACAAACCGTGAGATGAATGACGAAAATGAGCCTCAGTATGACCCACTAAATCCAATCGAATGCCTTGAGACCCATCTAAAAAAAGTGGTGTTTAAGTCGTTTAAGGGCTATGGCAAACAGGTTGACTTTGCGAGGTTCTTTGTATTGAATGCAAAGGTGCTAGACAAAATTGAATTTGAAGTAAAAAATCACTACAGCAGTGGAACGGTGGCTTCTAAACACAAGCTGCTACAAGTGGAAAACAGAGCTTCCCGAGAAGCTCGGTTTGAATTCAGGACTACTTCATACTGA
- the LOC123143456 gene encoding F-box/FBD/LRR-repeat protein At3g26920, which produces MEKEAPRAAPGERESSGIAAQRARIGDCGETADDFISRLPDAVLCTIISLLPTKDGGRTQALSPRWRRLWRSAPLNLEVLTRPPDDPIPTHSVSPSAVSDIISRHHGPARRFYFHCLRDDEVYAQAEIWFLSRALANLQELDASYGNLPLLPSALRSAPTLLVAKISHCDLPAEIVPSFPLLKQLTLLYVSISADGFHTLLSSCHALESLCMSQVRAAGCLRVSSPTLRSIGFRDNHSEETELVIEDAPRLVRLLLPYCYQDDCVTIRLIWAPKLEIMGPFAAFVSKLLLFQRISPVSSANSMHTVKVLALRSSGDRLHAVLNILRWFPCLEKLYVTFHKRYEMDAKHEPQYDPRHPIECLQTHLKNVVFKLYWGNGKQVDFARFFVFNAEVLNKIVFEVHGDYSSESVAFQHRLLHVKNRASRDAQFEFRSMHVRNKYLGDEHIHDLSVADPFRQP; this is translated from the exons ATGGAGAAGGAGGCCCCGCGGGCCGCGCCCGGCGAGAGAGAGTCCAGTGGAATCGCGGCGCAGCGGGCGCGGATCGGCGACTGCGGCGAGACCGCGGACGATTTCATCAGCAGGCTCCCCGACGCAGTCCTCTGcaccatcatctccctcctccccaccAAGGACGGCGGCCGCACGCAGGCCCTCTCCCCCCGGTGGCGGCGCCTGTGGCGCTCCGCGCCCCTCAACCTCGAGGTCCTCACCCGGCCTCCAGACGACCCCATCCCCACCCACTCCGTCTCCCCCTCCGCCGTCTCCGACATAATCTCCCGGCACCACGGCCCGGCCCGCCGGTTCTACTTCCACTGCCTCCGGGACGACGAGGTCTACGCCCAGGCGGAAATCTGGTTCCTCTCCCGGGCCCTCGCCAACCTCCAGGAGCTTGATGCCAGCTACGGCAACCTCCCGCTGCTGCCGTCGGCGCTCCGCTCGGCGCCCACCCTCCTCGTTGCCAAGATCAGCCACTGCGATCTCCCCGCCGAGATTGTTCCCAGCTTTCCCCTCCTCAAGCAGCTCACCCTACTGTACGTTTCCATCTCGGCGGACGGCTTCCACACACTGCTCTCTAGCTGCCATGCCTTGGAGAGCTTATGCATGTCCCAAGTTCGTGCTGCGGGCTGCCTCCGTGTTAGCTCGCCGACTCTTAGGAGCATTGGCTTCCGTGATAACCATAGTGAGGAAACAGAGCTGGTCATAGAGGATGCTCCTCGCCTTGTGAGGTTACTGTTACCTTATTGTTATCAAGATGATTGTGTGACTATCAGGCTAATTTGGGCGCCTAAGCTGGAGATAATGGGCCCTTTTGCAGCATTCGTCTCCAAGCTCCTACTCTTCCAG AGAATAAGCCCAGTCAGCTCAGCAAACTCGATGCACACCGTGAAGGTTTTGGCTCTCAGATCTTCTGGAGATAGACTGCACGCAGTTCTTAACATCCTCAGGTGGTTCCCCTGTTTGGAAAAGCTCTATGTCACT TTTCATAAACGCTATGAGATGGATGCGAAACATGAGCCTCAATATGACCCACGACATCCAATTGAATGCCTACAGACCCATCTAAAAAATGTGGTGTTTAAGTTATATTGGGGCAATGGGAAACAGGTTGACTTTGCCAGATTCTTCGTTTTCAATGCGGAAGTGCTAAACAAAATTGTATTTGAAGTACATGGTGACTACAGCAGTGAATCGGTGGCTTTTCAGCACAGGCTGCTACATGTGAAAAACAGAGCTTCTCGAGATGCTCAATTTGAATTCAGGAGTATGCATGTTCGTAACAAGTACCTTGGTGATGAGCATATCCATGATTTGTCAGTGGCCGACCCCTTCAGACAGCCATAG